A stretch of the Desulfonema ishimotonii genome encodes the following:
- a CDS encoding TatD family hydrolase, translating into MILFDSHCHLDDSSYDKDIDSVFNRAKQEGVTALMLVGINLETTRKAVAIAKGRDNIVTSAGIHPHDASTCSSQVIDTLIAMAQKNDCIKAWGETGLDFNRMYSPQKDQEDCFCAQLGIASELDLPLIFHERDSKGRFYEILKAEAPKTRKGVVHCFSGTKEEMFKYLDLGYYIGITGILTIQKRGALLRELAPLVPEDRLLVETDAPYLTPAPIKNKVR; encoded by the coding sequence ATGATTCTATTTGACTCCCACTGCCACCTTGACGATAGCTCCTATGACAAAGATATAGACTCGGTTTTTAACCGGGCAAAGCAGGAAGGCGTAACCGCCCTGATGCTTGTGGGCATTAACCTTGAAACCACCCGAAAGGCCGTTGCCATTGCCAAAGGCCGGGACAATATCGTCACCTCGGCCGGCATTCACCCCCATGATGCCTCAACCTGTTCTTCCCAGGTTATAGACACCCTCATTGCCATGGCCCAAAAAAATGACTGCATTAAAGCCTGGGGAGAAACAGGCCTTGATTTCAACCGGATGTATTCCCCCCAAAAAGACCAGGAAGACTGTTTTTGCGCCCAGTTAGGCATTGCATCGGAACTGGACCTGCCCCTGATCTTCCACGAACGGGACTCCAAGGGCCGGTTTTATGAAATCCTGAAGGCAGAGGCACCCAAAACCAGGAAAGGCGTGGTCCACTGTTTTTCCGGGACAAAAGAAGAGATGTTCAAATACCTGGACCTGGGATATTATATCGGGATCACGGGAATCCTGACCATCCAGAAGCGAGGCGCCCTTTTACGGGAACTTGCCCCCCTGGTCCCCGAAGACCGGCTCCTCGTTGAGACCGACGCCCCCTACCTCACCCCGGCCCCCATCAAAAACAAGGTCCGG
- a CDS encoding cell division ATP-binding protein FtsE encodes MDMNLEIEKKPIIRMFNVSKQYGTKLALKDITLEIEPGEFIFVSGASGAGKSTLLKVLYLAEKATRGQIIIGGMNLDRISSFKLPFLRRKFGMIFQDFKLIPTRTVFENVALVLEAAGEKPSIIKKRVMKVLESTGMETKTRALPPTLSGGEQQRVAVARAVVGEPEIILADEPTGSLDDKSAKLVLDALMGYHKKGATVLMASHNIFLLETMVRGRNIALEQGELVKTATML; translated from the coding sequence ATGGATATGAATCTGGAAATTGAGAAAAAGCCGATTATCAGGATGTTCAATGTCAGCAAGCAGTACGGTACCAAGCTGGCATTAAAAGATATCACCCTTGAAATTGAGCCGGGGGAGTTCATCTTTGTTTCCGGTGCTTCAGGTGCAGGCAAGTCCACCCTGCTCAAGGTGCTGTACCTGGCTGAAAAAGCCACAAGGGGCCAGATCATCATCGGCGGCATGAACCTGGATCGGATTTCTTCTTTTAAACTGCCTTTCCTGCGCCGCAAATTCGGCATGATCTTTCAGGATTTCAAGCTTATCCCAACCAGGACCGTGTTTGAAAATGTGGCCCTGGTCCTGGAAGCTGCCGGTGAAAAGCCGTCTATTATCAAAAAACGGGTGATGAAGGTTCTTGAAAGTACGGGCATGGAAACAAAGACAAGGGCTTTGCCGCCGACCCTGTCCGGTGGAGAACAGCAGCGGGTGGCCGTTGCCAGGGCAGTGGTCGGGGAGCCGGAGATCATCCTGGCTGACGAGCCCACTGGCAGCCTGGATGACAAATCGGCCAAGCTGGTCCTTGACGCCCTCATGGGATATCATAAAAAAGGCGCCACTGTGCTCATGGCCAGCCATAACATTTTTCTGCTGGAAACCATGGTCAGGGGAAGAAATATCGCTCTGGAGCAGGGAGAATTGGTGAAAACGGCAACCATGTTGTAA